The nucleotide sequence aaaaaagttCCTGTGAGGCATTTTAATCACAGTTATATACAGAGCCGGGATGGGTATGAGAATTGTAGTTTTGTAGCCCAGTTACCAATTAACTGCAAGTTCTGGGCTTCAAATCCTCCTTATCCCCTAAAAAATATAGTGATGTCTTAAATAGTATGCAACCGTTTAAAAACGCAAAAAAGATCTTTTCTCAGATGGTGATCATTCTTTGGCCTAACTAAAAAGAATATTTGCAGATTTTCTAAGGTGTTAGATAAGCAAAGTAAAAGTTTCCTTTTTGATGGTGTATATATTTGAATGGGTGACTGATATGATATTTCTGTTTTCCCATTAGCGGGCACCATGATGTATTTATTGGTTAATTTAACAAGTATGAGATGAGTCTGCCATTCTCATCAGAGGTCACTGATAGGCTTTGCTAGTAATTTTCTCATCTCCTCTAAATGAATTGATGTCTGAATTAGTAAAAATGTCACTGAAATGCAGGTTTTTACTGTCTATGAAATTGCATTAAGATCTATTTCCTTGGTAGAAATACATCCTTCATTTACAAATTGTGGGAGTAATCGTTGCCTTTGGAGGTTTCCTGAATCACTTTTTAATCACAATTCAATCAGCGTACTTGTGGATTGTGTTAATCAAGTTTATTCCTTAGTATTTTAAACTAATGTTTCTCTGGCGCCAATgtcatttgtttttattttttctgtttcaTGTATCTGTGGTTATTTATATTTTAGTGTCACTTGTTAAATTAGGGGAATAATGGCCCTATCCATTTGTTGTTGATTGATATAGGAAGCTGATGATGTGCACATGTGCTGATATTTTTCTTCAGTGTACCTTGTTCTGTATTTTCTTCACAAATTCGTTTGGTATGTTTCAGGATCCGAGAGAGAAAAGAATCTGTAACCGTGCTATTGTGTGGGACTAGTGGCTGTGGCAAATCTACCTTGTCTGCTTTGCTGGTATAGATTCTCTCATAGCCTTAGCTGATGTACTAACCTCCTAATTTTGGCATGTCATTTACTCCCTGGGTCCCATTTATGTGACTCAATTTGAATTGATACATTGATATTGATCTGACTTATGTATTATAGTAGTGGTAATGgaagaaaatatttaagtaatAGTGGACTTTTTAGtttaataaggaaaatatcataTCAAAGGATCAAAATTTGATTTAGTTTAAATGAATTTGAATTCTTGAAATTTGTGAAAGCTTGATAAAATAAGTACATATCTTTGGTGGAATGATGTTAAAACATTATAATATCTCCTGAAATGGAAGATTGTCATATATACTGGGACATGAGGTGTGTATGATTTCCTTCTCGAATCCTGTTTACAGGGAAGCAGGTTGGGCATAACAACTGTTGTGTCCACCGACTCCATTCGACATATGATGAGGAGTTTTGTAGATGAAAAGCAAAACCCTTTGCTTTGGGCCTCAACCTACCATGCTGGGGAATATTTGGATCAAGTAGCTGTTTCTGAAGCAAAAGTGAAAAAAAGGGCAAAGAAGTTAGCTGGCATTTCAACCCCTCCAATACAAAAAGAAGGTGTAAATGGTCCGACTAATGGAAAATCTCCACCTGTTGGGATTTCAAGTGCTGTTGATTTGATTAGTGCCAGAGAAATGGCAGTTGAAGGATTTAAGGCACAGAGTGAGATGGTAATTGATAGTCTTGATAGGCTAATCACTGCCTGGGAAGAGCGGAAAGAATCAGTCGTCGTGGAGGGTGTTCATTTGAGCCTTAATTTTGTGGTAAGAATTAATTTTAAAGAATGTGTATTTCGCTTTTTATCTGGAGGAGTCTTTCCAGTGGTGATTAACTTGGTTCTAATGTTTTCTTTTACCTGCAGATGGGACTAATGAAGAAGCACCCCTCAGTCATACCTTTTATGGTTTACATTGCAAATGAGGAAAAACATTTAGAGAGGTTTGCAGTACGTGCAAAGTACATGACACTTGATCCTGCTAAAAACAAGTATGTTAAATATATTCGGAACATCCGGACAATACAGGAATATCTCTGTAACCGAGCTGACAAACATTTGGTGCCAAAGATTAACAACACCAATGTTGATAAGAGTGTAGCAGCCATTCATGCCACTGTATTCGGCTGCTTAAGGAGGCGTGAGACAGGAGAGCAATTGTATGATCCAATCACAAATACTGTTGCACTCATTGATGAGGAATACAGGAACCAGTGTGCTGCCAATTGTGTGAGCTCTAAGGGAATGTTTCAACTGATTCAAAGACAAGGTTCTTCTAGGCACTTGATGGCTCTTCTGAATAATGATGGATCAGTAGCAAAAGCTTGGCCAGTTTACACATTGGGCAATGATGGGAAGCCTAATATGGACCATTCCATTGCGAATGGAATAGGGACCCCTATGTATGGACCACTGCAGATTGGCAAGGCTGAACCTATTAATCTGCAATTTGGCCATTTCGGGATCAGTGTTTGGCCCAGTGATGTTGGTGGTACGAGTCATGCCAGTAGTGTTGATGAATCAAGAGGTGAGCTGACAGACAATGGCAGCAGGTACTATTCGTCTTGCTGCAGCTCACCAAGGTTTTCTGAAGGACATGCAAAGGAGGTATGCTTAGAAATCATGACGAGCTCTTATAAACTAGTGTAGTCTGTCTTGGCCTTTGGTTGATGAAATTTGgagcttgtatatatatatttatatatattttatattgtcCATTTAGTTCGAGTAGTTAGTTGATGCATTCACTTTTTTCACCCTAATTACAGCTCAAAGAGGATCAATCAGTGCATGGTAGCGATGAAGAGGTTGACGAACCACTTGAAAGAGACAGTGATGAGGATCTTAGTGATGATGGGTCCAAACAAGTTGACGATGAGGTATGTGGGAATGACATATATTTAATGTCATTAAGAAGCTGCTAGATATTGTTGGTAGCATGTTATTTCTAGATGGGAGGAGGTCTAAACCAATTAATAAGATCACACATTTTGGTTTGCTTAGTGAATATGCGACTATGTTCAGATCCTCTTTCTTGCTGAACCATCATGCCTTTCAGTTTCGTTTCCAAATATTGAATTTGAAGCACCCAGTATCAATTTTCAGGTAGCTCCTGGGAATTTTATTCTCTTTTGTTTCTTGTTTAATAGTCAACCTCTTTGTTGCTATGAACACAGGAAGGCTCAGTGGATGAGGAATCTACCAAATCAGACGAGGAGTACGATGATCTTGCCATGCAAGATATTGAAGAAGATGGTTATACGACTGATGTTAATGAAGAGCTACACAATAAGTTGGAGTTGAGTAATAAGGTCGTACCTGTTTCAGGGGAGCAGCTAACTGAAGGTATTGAGACGTATAGGAAGAGCATCGATCAGTCCTTCAGAAGTAAGAGTGCTATAATTTTGGAGCCACCTCTTGGGAGCTACACTTCTTTTCTCAAAGAGAAGAATGAGAAGAGAGTCCCGACTTCTGGAAACATTAGAATAAAGAAACGCTCTAACAGTATTCCAACCCTGGGAAAGCACGGGACGTTGATAAATGGCTCTACCTTCCCAGAAGAAGTGTCTAGGTAGCACCATAATTTTATTGTGTGGTTTTCTTTCATGCTCTTGATGTAGTTGCTTGTCACCTCCTTCATggcctcttttcttttctcttcgaCTTTACTAGCatgtttctcttttgtttttagcTTTGTGGTTAAACGTTTCGAAAGAGGTATCACCTCTGTGTATAGGAGTGCATCTGCATTAAATTATGCCAGAGAATGCCTGTTTATTGAGTGTGGTCTTCTTCCAAGGTCTTGATGCAGTTGAAGCCTCGCATCCCACCTCCCTCGTGGCTTCTTTGCTTTTCTCGTTGCTAGTTTTGTTCTATTTTTTGTGAACTTACGAAAGAAGTGCATCAGATAACCTCTTCTAGAGCGTTGGCATCTTTTACTCTTTAGTAATCTGAAATTGACATGTCATATAGAGtttgggattttactgggtccgTTGTTGTTATTGCATATAGAGTTTGTGAAAGAATCAGTAACCGTAATAATGCATCTTCAAATTGGAAGGCAAGCAACCATTAATTAGCATCTCATATATGTACAGAGAGCAAAAGATATTACCTCTCTTTTCCATTTAGGCCTGTAGACTTTAAGTTTCCTGTACATTAGTGTACAATGACAAACCTGAAATAGTCTAAACGATTTTTTTGGGTTATCAGTTTATAATTGTTATAAATAGTTCATATGTTATTGTTAATCTTATCGCGTAAAGATATTATTTAAAACATCCGTGCATAGTCTAAACGATTTTTTGGGTTATCAGATCATAATTGTTATAAATAGTTCATATGTTATTGTTAATGTTATCGCGTAAAGATATTATTTAAAACATCCGCGCATATAACTTAAACTCATCAATTAACGTAAATTTGAAGTTTCTTTTATGACATGCCAAATGGTACTTACAACTCGGgaattgttaatcatgatttTCCCCCAAAAATCACCACCCAGGCTATATTGAGCTGTGGTTTCGTGGGTTAGGCGTAGACTCCTGCCATATATATTAAAGGGAAATTGTCAGTtttgtccatttataagtagcttattacaAATTGGCCAATTAATAAAATATGCTAAATATTACTAAtgttagccaattagctatttgtagcaaaaaaaaggtaaaatttttgttttcttttgagtGAGTGTTATTAGGATAGATTTGGTACAtataaggagcttgaatctcgaTTTTGAGATGATTTAGTGGAGTTTTTAGGTGGTTTTAgctgaaaattcgaagtagaagatgaacattAAAAAAAgatgtgtatcacactgtgtatcatttgcatatcacatatatatcatatttatatcacatgtatacctgtgtgtgagatactTGTGTCAcaaaagaattttttgaactcgattttaactacgaattttgtgGAGTTTTTAGGTGGTTTTagttgaaaattcgaagtagaaaATGAACATTAAAAAAAgatgtgtatcacactgtgtatcatttgcatatcacatatatatcatatttatatcacatgtatacctgtgtgtgagatactTGTGTCAcaaaagaattttttgaactcgattttaactacgaattttgataccaaataatttcaaatcacctccaatcttcctcaaattttgtatatcgactcatctatatgttttcaatgaattttaacaatacccattgaaaaaggttCTTTTTTTGCTTAGATTATTAGAatcttgtgtgtgtgtgtaatatatatatatatatatatatatatatatatatatatatatatgtatgtatatgtatatgtatatatatatgtatgtatgtatgtatgtatatgtatatgtatatatatatgtatgtatgtatgtatgtatgtatgtatatgtatatgtatatgtatgtatattcacacacaacaaaaataacaacaacaaacccagtagttTCCCACAAGTCACTACTAAAAACAGCTGATTTTCGACTGAAAATTTCCGCCCTGAAAAATTAGTCGGAAAATTCGGACTAATTCGGTcagaaatttcaaaaataatatttgttatatatattttttaattcttttgacTATTTTTCCTACAACATTGGTCGCAATGTTTGGCGCAAAAATTCGGGATAAAAAATGGCTCACCACTGATTGCATCCCCGAACCATCATAGTAGCCAGCATTGTGGTTCATCTTTTGTGCCTCATACATCGCCAACTCAATTATCATCTCCATCATCATCCACTCAAAGTATATCTAACTTGGATATTAGAGGCTCTCACGCAGCTGCATCCCCATCTACCAGTACTTCTATAGTTGCTGGTACTATGAGACAATGTACTGGAGGGACTGTACAGTACGATCATCTTCATCGGCTGATTATCGTTCCCCATAGAGAAATGTgagttttccttcaatttcattTTAAAAGCTTTCaataaaattttgcatataataaATTTAATGACATTTTATATGTTAAATTAAATGCAGGTTTTTGCCATCCTTTCAGGTCGCGCATGTGATGATGGAATATATGAAGCCATTTTTTATGAGCCATGAAATTCCTGTAGATAGATACCGTACGAGATCAGAATTAATATATGGCAATAATTTAAggtaagaataaattaatttttattaatacTTATCATCATTCGTCtaatattatttattaaattttgcAGGTTAGGTGCGTATGGCAGCCTACACTTGAAAATCTGGTGAATGAGAACTTCGAGAAGAGAGCACAAAAGCGGATAACAGATTCACATTATGTTGCTAGGAGAGGTGGCACCAAGCCTGATTGGATACATGAAGATATTTGCAGTCAGCTCTTGGTGAAGTGGAACACTCCTGAGTTAAAGAAGAAGAGTGAACATGCAAAGTTAAACAGAGCTTCTACTAAGGGTGGAGCTTTcatgacccaagttctccctccgtgaactatcgtgacggcacatagtctctacgactaggtaagcctaaccatTTGCGGAAAAAGGAATTTAAAAGTACAACTAGCCATCCAACAGGTAAATATAGATAAAGTAtttaaaatgccgctcgacatatacaataataacactcTCGACCAATAGCAACACTCCCAAAATCCTAaatctcatgaatcacaaactagaggaaatacatagtgttctaactccagaagtctaaacaaaagtaattATAGAAGGTCTATAGCTAAAAggaagaatagagagggacttctcggtctgcggacgcggcagatatacctcaaactCTCAGAaaatcgcctcgcctcactggTGGTATGgctgagcagaagaacctggatctgcacacaaaaaacatgtgcaggaagggcatgagtacaccatagcggtacccagtaagtgccaagcctaacttcggtcaggtagtgacggggcatgtcagggccctactggttatatatatatatatatatatatatatatatatatatatatatatatagccagaTAAAACAGTATAAAATGTGACAGTATAATTAAAATACAAATAGTCGATAAAGAAGGAAGTCACAGAGAGAAACAACTCAGAACATAGAGATAGCAAcaagggatctcccaggatatagtcccgtagtcccaaacgtagatgtgcagaggatctcccggATATTGTCCCATAGTCTGAATCATAATAAAGGAAAATCTCCCGGAACACctatccatagtcccaaagtaaatactctgtacagggggatctcccgggatatcgtcccggaGTCCCAATTGTAAAGTGTAGGGGGATCTCCAGAATACCaattcatagtcccaaagtaaacacacaattTTCTTAAGAAAGAAATCTACAGTTCTATTCGAGAATAAACAGGAATTTCTACTCTAAATATGTTGTACGAAATCCAAGCAAGCAGTTAAAGCAGATACGCCAGTTAAGTCATATAATCATGATTTTCTAAGCTAAATATGAAacttcaagtacaagtattgctcaattaaaagaaaacacagatatttacttaatgaaaatgggatttttcaacaattagcacgtgtacgcactcgtcacctcacgtacacgacactcatataacaacaataccaaaatcctaaggggagtttccccaacacaaggttaggcaagccacttacctcgaaccagcacaaaatcaatctgaaatattcacgctcttgccacgagtatccaactccgagtggcccaaatctaataaAATCAATATCATAacgtaaatacaactacaaacaactaatttagctaaagaaatcgaagctaaggcaagaaaatacaagaacgctcctcctcgggcccacgtctaggaatcgggtaaaagtcacaaattatgagcacacattcactcatgagtctaaccataccaatttcactcaTATCCAATACGAAAATCTTGAACAAAATCCTTAAATTAGGCCTAAGGACTTTtctcaatttttaatttttcccaaatttttaccCCAATCCGAaatagatgatgaattcatgatTAGATTAATGAGTTATAAcaaaaaaaggagttaagaatcattacccagaaacttcctccgaaaatctctccaaattttgcctcctaccgagctctcaatccaatttttgagttatgaactcaaccctcgattttggaatttaaattctgcccaggtgcgttcttcttcgcgaacgcaagaccACCATCGCAAACACGATGCACAAAATCCCACTGACCAAATTTCCTCTTTCgggaacgcgagggtccactcacgAACGCGTAGCTTGCACTGacagacccttcgcgaacgcataggctAAAGGGTCCACACCTTCGTGAATGCGGGagcaccatcgcgaacgcgaagcacaactcaGCTGCCTCTCCCAGATGCTCTTTGCGAACGTGAGAcccctctcgcaaacgcgaagaaggattgcTCTGCAACAACACCAGAAAAAATTTGCCACTTCTTTAAGTCCAAAAAGAcacgttgagcatccgaaatacacccgaggccccgggacctcaaccaaacttaccaaccaatcctaaaataccatacaaacttagccGAGCCCTCAAATTatctcaaacaacgctaaaatcacgaatcaccctccaatccaaacttaatgaacttaagaTTTCAaaattccacaaccgatgccgaaaccaaccaaaccacctccgattgaccccaaattttgcacacaagttacattcaacattacggaactattccaacttttgaaatcagattccgaccccgatatcaaaatctcactatcgatccggaaatttaaaaaattcaactttcagcatttcaagcctaaataagctacgggcctccaaaacacaatccgaacatgcccctaagcttgaaataacccaacggagctaatggaattgACGAAATTCCATTTTGAAGCTGTCTTCACACCGCTCCGACTacgatccaaattctaaagcttaagctctcatttagaaactaaatgtcccaaaacactccgaaactcaaaacgaatcttctcaacaaatcacaatagcagaaataaacatggaAAAAGCacttaataggggatcgaggcattAATTCTCATAacaactgtaagcacgtgatttttgccctatatgagaattactcccacaaaattcaaaataaaatgattttccttgatgtgcaattttgagaattttgtgatatttttggataattatttgtatttgtctgtgcatgtttatttgttaaattaataaaaaatataaaatatgtcgcattttgcatgtaggatttaattatacaattgttagtaattaagtttgttttacaaaaattgaaaattacaaaaaataggcatattttgcatttttagcatttaatgtccaaatatacaattttatgcttaattattacttaattgtgcgttaattgttattgggagttaatttgcgcttttataacttaatttagttcttaataataatttaagtatttttataatttagttttagaaaaataaaagaagaaaagagggcaaaaatacaaagaaaaatcggattgggccacttcttcaattgtgagccacaggcccaaaaaattgtccaaccttctcatgacccggtccacttcaaaccgggttgacccaatccataacccaacaccccctatcttgcatttcaaaaaacaaaacaaaaaaaaaaaaacctaaaaaaacCTAAACTCATCCCATCCGCCCCCCTCTCtatcttcttctccaaaaaagCTCCAAACAAACCCATCAATGGCTGCCCTTCCCCCGCCTCTTCTccttcacatacacacacacacaaccacggcaacacaacacacacacacccgctgcccgtgtttcttcttcttcttcaagatcgcgagggtttcttcttcttcttcaagttcacgatgatcgttgcttcttcttcttcctcacttcatgCTGCTGCGTTTCCAGCTCCCATAGTTGCTACCGCTACTTCGTCTTCTTCTCCATCCAAACGAACCCTCGAGACTCCAGCTCCATCATCGCCCAACGACAACCATGAACGACCCCAAGAAACCTTAGTTGCCGCTGCATCGTCTGCTTCTTCTACTACTGTTGCGTCTGCTATGGCTGCTGCGTGACTGCTTCGTCCAGCATCTACTGTTGCTGCCCGTCGAGCAGCTGGTTCGAAGCTTCCCCGTactgctgctgctcacgttttTGCGTTGCTGCTGCCCCGTCCGGCATCGCTTCCACTGCTGCTTTGCTTCACCTCCTTCAGTTGCTTCTTAGGatcgtcttcgtcgtcatttgtgagagttttggttggggtcgtcaaaacagtccatatgagttcgtcgttggtcaatcattgttcgtcgtttcgatccggttagtgggtt is from Nicotiana tabacum cultivar K326 chromosome 18, ASM71507v2, whole genome shotgun sequence and encodes:
- the LOC107809223 gene encoding P-loop NTPase domain-containing protein LPA1 homolog 2-like, which gives rise to MANTEVTKLLYIVVGEPEKDSFRYTRSVLQSTLQLMGCKPRHAFKISRTVFDKMRSECMGDKLVSADRVQAGQDNLKGLHHKESSAFIDAFLDKGDNRSESKPFELYKRRTTVVVKRKTFLDVVCDALTEYKYMGPNQRADLILACRIRERKESVTVLLCGTSGCGKSTLSALLGSRLGITTVVSTDSIRHMMRSFVDEKQNPLLWASTYHAGEYLDQVAVSEAKVKKRAKKLAGISTPPIQKEGVNGPTNGKSPPVGISSAVDLISAREMAVEGFKAQSEMVIDSLDRLITAWEERKESVVVEGVHLSLNFVMGLMKKHPSVIPFMVYIANEEKHLERFAVRAKYMTLDPAKNKYVKYIRNIRTIQEYLCNRADKHLVPKINNTNVDKSVAAIHATVFGCLRRRETGEQLYDPITNTVALIDEEYRNQCAANCVSSKGMFQLIQRQGSSRHLMALLNNDGSVAKAWPVYTLGNDGKPNMDHSIANGIGTPMYGPLQIGKAEPINLQFGHFGISVWPSDVGGTSHASSVDESRGELTDNGSRYYSSCCSSPRFSEGHAKELKEDQSVHGSDEEVDEPLERDSDEDLSDDGSKQVDDEEGSVDEESTKSDEEYDDLAMQDIEEDGYTTDVNEELHNKLELSNKVVPVSGEQLTEGIETYRKSIDQSFRSKSAIILEPPLGSYTSFLKEKNEKRVPTSGNIRIKKRSNSIPTLGKHGTLINGSTFPEEVSR